In Mycobacterium sp. Aquia_213, the sequence CGCGGCGAGTTCGCCGGGTAGCGACAGCACCGGTATCTGCGCATCCAGCCGGGGATTGAAAAAGAACGGCACCGAAATCCGCTCCGCTGGCCCGCAGTGCAGGTTCACCCGGTGTTCGGTAGCACGCAAATAGCCCCCGGTCGCGACCTCGAGCAGCTCACCGATGTTGACGATGAACGCCCCGTCCACCGGGGCGACGTCGATCCAGCCGTCATCGGCGCCGCGGCGCACCTGCAGGCCCCGGCTGCCCGCCTCGGCCAGCAGCAGCGTAAGCACCCCGGAGTCCCGGTGCGCACCCACGCCCTGCGGGCTGGCCGCGCGGGCGGGATAGCGGATGACCTTGATCAGGGTGGCCGGCGTCTCGGCGAAGGCCTCGTCGAACACCTCGGGCGGACTGCCCAGCGATGCCGCCCAGTGCCGCAGCAGGGTGCGGGCCACTCGCGACAGCGCGGCGTCCCACTCGGCGATGATCGCCGGCAGCTCGGGCAGCGCCGCCGGCCACTGGTTGGGGCCCTGCAGCCAGAGGTAGTCGGGCTTGCCGGGCCCGCCCACCGGCGGACGCTCGGGTCCAATATCAATCTGCTCGCGCCAATCCACCTCGCCCAGGGTCAGCTCGCCACCCAGCCGGGTGTAACCGCGGAAATGCGGACTGCGCACCATCGCCACGGCGTCCTTGTCTGCTTGCGGCAACGCGAACAAAGCACGGGCCACCTCGAGCACCCGCGCGACCAGCGAGCGCGGTACGCCGTGGCCGGTCAGATAGAAGAAACCCACCTCATGGGCGGCCGCGCGGAGACCCTCGCGCAACACTCCGATATCGGCTGTCAGGTCCACCACGGGCAAGGCGGTGACGCTCTTCACACCTGGCACGCTTCCATTATCGCCGCAGGTAGAGCGCCTGTCGAAGGCGTGAGCTGGGGCTTCCCAACCGGTTGGTTAATTAGGTAGTGAAATCTAGCTCACAGTCACTTGCGCTCATGTCACGGGCCGATATATTTTTAGCGGAGTTACTGGTGGGTAACTTAGCCCCAAGTACCCAACCACAGCGTGGCATTCTCAACGAGGAGGAGAGTAGTGAGCCACTACAAGAGCAACGTCCGTGACCAGGTATTCAACCTGTTCGAGGTGTTGGGCGTCGACCAGGCACTAGGCCAAGGCGTATTCAGCGACCTTGACGCCGACACCGCCCAGGAAATGCTGACCGAAATGAGCCGGCTGGCCGAGGGGCCGGTCGCCGAGTCGTTCGTCGACGGCGACCGTAATCCGCCGGTTTTCGACCCGCAGACCCACTCCGTGACCCTGCCGGAGTCCTTCAAGAAGTCGGTTCGCGCCGTCCAAGAAGCCGGCTGGGACAAGGCCGGCATCGACGAGGTGCTGGGCGGCATGCCGATGCCCAAGGCGCTGGTATGGGCGCTGCACGAGCACATTCTGGGCGCCAACCCGGCGGTGTGGATGTATGCCGGCGGCGCAGGTTTCGCCAACATCATCTACCACCTCGGTACCGAGGAGCAGAAGAAGTGGGCCGTGCTGTGCGCAGAGCGTGGCTGGGGCGCGACCATGGTGCTCACCGAGCCGGACGCCGGCTCGGACGTCGGCGCCGGCCGCACCAAGGCCGTCCAGCAGGACGACGGCTCCTGGCACATTGACGGTGTCAAGCGGTTCATCACCTCCGCCGACTCCGACGACCTGTTCGAGAACATCGTGCACCTGGTGCTGGCGCGCCCCGAGGGCGCCGGCCCCGGCACCAAGGGCTTGTCGCTGTTCATCGTGCCGAAGTTCCTGTTCGACCACGAAACCGGCGAGCTGGGCGAGCGCAACGGGGTGTTCGTCACCAACGTCGAGCACAAGATGGGCCTGAAGGTCTCGGCGACGTGTGAGTTGTCGTTCGGCCAGCACGACGTGCCGGCCAAGGGCTGGCTGGTCGGCGAGGTGCACAACGGCATTGCGCAGATGTTCGAGGTCATCGAGATGGCCCGGATGATGGTCGGCACCAAGGCGATTGCCACCCTGTCGACCGGTTACCTGAACGCGCTGGAGTACGCCAAGTCCCGCATGCAGGGCGCCGACATGACCCAGATGACCGACAAAACCGCACCGCGGGTGAGCATCACGCATCACCCGGACGTGCGCCGGTCACTGATGACCCAGAAGGCCTACGCCGAGGGTCTGCGCGCGCTGTACCTGTTTACCGCGACCTACCAGGACGCGGCCGTCGCCGAGGCACTGCACGGTGTGGACGCCGACCTGGCCGTCAGGGTCAACGACCTGATGCTTCCGGTGGTCAAGGGGGTGGGCTCCGAGCAGGCCTACGCGAAGCTGACCGAGAGCCTGCAGACGTTCGGTGGATCCGGCTTCTTGCAGGACTACCCGATCGAGCAGTACATCCGGGACGCCAAGATCGACTCGCTCTACGAGGGCACCACGGCCATCCAGGCGCAGGACTTCTTCTTCCGCAAGATCGTCCGCGACAAGGGTGTGGCGCTGGCCCACGTGTCGGAGCAGATCCAGAAGTTCGTCGACGCCGAGACCGGCAACGGCCGGTTGAAGAGCGAGCGCGAGCTGCTGGCCAAGGCCCTGGAAGACGTCCAGGCGATGGCGGCCACCCTGACCGGCTACCTGATCGCCGCCCAGGAGGACGTCACCAGCCTGTACAAGGTGGGCCTGGGTTCGGTGCGCTTCCTGATGAGCGTCGGCGACCTGGTTATCGGCTGGTTGCTGCAGCGGCAGGCGGCGGTGGCCGTGCAGGCGCTCGACGCCGGCGCCACGGGCGCGGAGCGGTCCTTCTACGAGGGCAAGATCGCGGTGGGGTCGTTCTTCGCGAAGAACTTCCTGCCGCTGTTGGCCAGCACCCGCGAGGTGATCGAGACGCTGGACAACGACATCATGGAGCTCGACGAGGCCGCCTTCTAGACGACTCGACCAAGCACGCAAAATCCCCCGCTTCCACGCTGAAGCGGGGGATTTTGGGTCTTGGGGTGCGGTTACAAAAAGACCGCCGCTGGATCCCCTCACTCCAGCGGCGGCCCTTTTCGTACGCCCGTCTTTTCATCCCGGCGCTCGTCTCGATGACGCCCCGTTGTCGTCGGGGTCACGGTCGTCAGACCACAACACGGGGCCATCCCGACATCGGTTACCCATCCCCTGCTGTTGCTAATCAGCTGTGACGAACTTCATTTCGTCAGATGGGCAAGGGACCGAGCACGGCGCGTGCGCAGGTCAGGCCTCCAAAATAGCGGCGACGCCCTGCCCGCCGGCCGCGCAGATCGAGATCAGCGCGCGCGCCGGACCCTCGCCTTTGCGCTCCGCCTTCTTCTCGGCCAGCTGTTTGGCGGCCTGGGCGAGAATCCGCCCGCCGGTGGCCGCGAACGGGTGGCCGGCGGCCAGCGACGAGCCGTTGACGTTGAGTTTGGACCGGTCGATCGACCCGAGCGCGGCGTCGAGCCCAAGCCGCTCCTTGCAGTACTCCTCGGACTCCCACGCCTGCAGATGCGCCAGCACCACCGAAGCAAAGGCCTCGTGGATCTCGTAGAAGTCGAAATCCTGCAGGGTCAGCCCGTTGCGGGCCAGCAGCCGGGGCACCGCATAGGTCGGCGCCATCAGCAGCCCGTCCCGTCCGTTGACGTAGTCGACCGCGGCGGTCTCCGCGTCCACCAGGTAGGCCAGCGCGGGCAGCGAATGCTCGGCGGCCCACTCGTCGCTGGCCAGCAGGGCGACGGAGGCTCCGTCGGTCAACGGTGTCGAATTGCCCGCCGTCATCGTCGCGTCGCCGGCCTTCACCCCGAAGACCGGGCGCAGCGTGGCGAGCTTCTCGGTGCTGGAGTTGGGCCGCAGATTGTCGTCGCGGTACAGCCCCAGGAACGGCGTGACGAGGTCGTCGAAGAAGCCTCGGTCGTAGGCCGCGGCCATGTTGCGGTGGCTGGCGACCGCCAACTCGTCCTGGTCGACCCGCTTGATCCCCAGCTGCTTGGCGGTGATCGCAGCATGCTCGCCCATCGACAGCCCGGTACGCGGCTCGCTGTTGGCCGGGATTTCGACACCCAGGGTGGCGGGCAGCGTGCCCACCAGCTTCAGCCGTTGCAGGTTGGACTTGGACCGGCGCAACTTCAGCAGGGTGCGGCGCAGGTTGTCGCCCAGGCCGATCGGCGGGTCGGACGTGGTGTCCACCCCGCCGGCGGCGGCGACGTCGTAGCGGCCCGACGCGATGCCGTCGGCCGCGGCGATCGCGGCCTGCAGGCCGGTACCGCAGGCCTGCTGAATATCGAATGCCGGTGTGTACGAAGATAATTCGGAACCCAGCACGCACTCACGCATCAGGTTGAAGTCGCGGCTGTGTTTGAGCACCGCACCACCGACGACCACGCCCAGTCGCTGCCCGCCGAGCCCGAACCGGTCCACCAGCCCGCCCAGTGCCGCGGTGAACATGTCTTGATTGGACGCATCCGCATAGGCGCCGTCTGATCGTGCGAACGGAATGCGATTGCCGCCCAGCACGGCGACGCGTCGCCGGGACTTCACACTCGCCTGAGCAGCCTGATTACTTTGCTGCGAGCTTGCAGGGGCCACGTTCATCTCCAATTTTCAGTTTGGGGGATTGGCCGTAGGGACCCATACTACCCACGGTTCTTACTCTGCAGTAAGTTCGTCCCCGATACGGTTGGCTCGTACGGCACTCAAGAAACGGAAGGCAGCTCAGTGGCTCCCAATCGTTCGTCCGATCTGTTCTCGCAAGTCGTCAATTCCGGGCCCGGATCCTTCCTGGCGAAGCAACTCGGCGTCCCGCAACCCGAGAACCTGCGCCGCTACTCCCCCGGTGACGCGCCGCTGGCCGGAGCGCTGCTGATCGGCGGTGACGGCAGGATCGTCGAGCCGCTGCGGGCCGCGCTGGACAACGACTACGACGTGGTCGGCAACAATCTGGGTGGCCGCTGGGCTGACCGATTCGGCGGCCTGGTTTTCGACGCCACCGGCATTACCGCACCGAGCGGACTGCGGGCGTTACACGATTTCTTCACGCCGCTGCTGCGCAACCTTGGCCACTGTGCGCGCGTCGTTGTGGTGGGCACCACACCCGATGCCGCGGGCAGCACCGACGAGCGGATCGCGCAGCGCGCGCTGGAAGGCTTCACCCGATCGCTGGGCAAGGAGCTGCGCCACGGCGCAACAGCGGCGCTCGTCTACCTGTCACCGGAGGCCAAGCCGGCCGCGACGGGCCTGGAATCGACTATGCGGTTTATCCTTTCGGCCAAATCGGCCTACGTCGACGGCCAGGTCTTCTACCTGGGAGCCGACGACTCCACCCCACCGGCGGACTGGGACCGGCCGCTGGAGGGCAAGGTCGCGATCGTCACCGGCGCCGCCCGCGGCATCGGCGCGACGATCGCCGAAGTATTCGCCCGCGACGGTGCCCGCGTCGTCGCGATCGACGTGGAATCCGCCGCGGAGGCGCTGGCCGAAACCGCAAGCCGGGTGGGCGGCACCGCGCTCTGGCTGGACGTCACCGCCGACGATGCGGTCGACAAGATCACCGAGCACCTGCGCGACCACTACGCCGGGCATGCCGACGTGCTGGTCAACAATGCCGGTATTACTCGCGACAAGCTGCTGGCCAACATGGACGATGCTCGCTGGGACGCCGTTCTGGCCGTCAATCTTCTTGCCCCGCAACGCCTTACCGAAGGGCTGATCGAAAACGGCAGCATCGGCCACGGCGGCCGGGTGATCGGCTTGTCGTCGATGGCCGGCATCGCCGGCAACCGCGGGCAGACGAACTACGCCACCACGAAGGCCGGGATGATCGGCCTCACCCAGGCGCTGGCGCCGGAACTGCACGGAAAGGGCATCACGATCAACGCCGTGGCGCCGGGATTCATCGAAACCAAGATGACAGAAGCCATTCCGCTGGCCACCCGCGAGGTGGGCCGCCGGATGAACTCGCTGTTCCAGGGTGGGCAACCGGTCGACGTCGCGGAGACCATCGCCTACTTCGCCAGCCCAGCGTCAAACGCGGTGACCGGTAACGTTATTCGCGTCTGCGGCCAAGCGATGCTGGGCGCATAGGTTCAAGGAGAGCGCGATGAATCAACCAAGCGGACTGCGGAACATGCTGCGCGCGGCCGCCGGGGCGCTACCCCTGGTGTCCCGGACGGACCAGCTGCCCAGCCGCACGGTGACCGTCGAGGAACTGCCGATCGATCAGACGAACGTGGCCGAGTACGCCGCGATCACCGGTCTGCGCTACGGCAACAATGTGCCGCTCACCTACCCGTTCGCGCTGACCTTCCCGGCGCTGATGTCGTTGGTGACGGGGTTTGACTTCCCTTTCGCCGCAATGGGTTCGGTGCATACCGAGAACCACATCACGCAGTACCGCCCGATCGCCGTCACCGACACCGTCGCGGCGAAGGTGCACGCCGAAAACCTCCGCGAGCACCGTAAGGGCCTACTGGTCGACCTGGTGACCGACGTCAGCGTCGGCAACGAAACCGCGTGGCACCAGGTGACAACCTTTCTGCATCAGCAGCGCACCAGCTTGTCCGACGAACCCAAACCGCCACCGCAAAAACAGCCCAAGCTGGCGCCGCCGCCCACCGTGCTGCGCATCACGCCCGGCCAGATCCGGCGCTATGCCGTCGTCGGCGGCGATCACAACCCGATCCACACCAATCCGATCGCGGCCAAGCTGTTCGGATTCCCGACCGTCATCGCGCACGGAATGTTCAGTGCAGCAGCGGTATTGGCCAACATCGAAGCCCGGATCCCCGATGCGGCGCGGTACTCGGTGCGGTTCGGCAAGCCGGTGGTGCTGCCCGCGACCACGGGCCTCTACATCGACGAAGGCAACCAGAGCTGGGAGCTTTCGCTGCGCAATATCGCCAAGGGCTATCCACATCTGACCGGTAGCGTCCGGCCACTGTAACCGGCTCAGCCGGCGCGTTCGTCGTGCTTCTGCGCGCGCACGCTCAGCAGCTTTTTGAGTCCGTGCGCACCGGTCGCGGTCAACAGGAAAACCAAGAAGAGCCAGAGCGGCGGCCGGGCCAGTTCCCAGACGAAGATCGCGGCCCAGATCGGCGAACCCTGGGTGACCGCGAGCACGCCTGCGGCGCCGGCCAGCGAGACCGCCGGCACGTGCAGGTGTGTCCCGGCAACCCAATTGATCGTCAGCACCAGCAGCGTGCCCGTCGCCGCGCCGGTGGCCAGCGACGGGGTGAGCATCCCGCCGGCCCCGCCGGC encodes:
- a CDS encoding acyl-CoA dehydrogenase, whose product is MSHYKSNVRDQVFNLFEVLGVDQALGQGVFSDLDADTAQEMLTEMSRLAEGPVAESFVDGDRNPPVFDPQTHSVTLPESFKKSVRAVQEAGWDKAGIDEVLGGMPMPKALVWALHEHILGANPAVWMYAGGAGFANIIYHLGTEEQKKWAVLCAERGWGATMVLTEPDAGSDVGAGRTKAVQQDDGSWHIDGVKRFITSADSDDLFENIVHLVLARPEGAGPGTKGLSLFIVPKFLFDHETGELGERNGVFVTNVEHKMGLKVSATCELSFGQHDVPAKGWLVGEVHNGIAQMFEVIEMARMMVGTKAIATLSTGYLNALEYAKSRMQGADMTQMTDKTAPRVSITHHPDVRRSLMTQKAYAEGLRALYLFTATYQDAAVAEALHGVDADLAVRVNDLMLPVVKGVGSEQAYAKLTESLQTFGGSGFLQDYPIEQYIRDAKIDSLYEGTTAIQAQDFFFRKIVRDKGVALAHVSEQIQKFVDAETGNGRLKSERELLAKALEDVQAMAATLTGYLIAAQEDVTSLYKVGLGSVRFLMSVGDLVIGWLLQRQAAVAVQALDAGATGAERSFYEGKIAVGSFFAKNFLPLLASTREVIETLDNDIMELDEAAF
- a CDS encoding acetyl-CoA C-acetyltransferase codes for the protein MNVAPASSQQSNQAAQASVKSRRRVAVLGGNRIPFARSDGAYADASNQDMFTAALGGLVDRFGLGGQRLGVVVGGAVLKHSRDFNLMRECVLGSELSSYTPAFDIQQACGTGLQAAIAAADGIASGRYDVAAAGGVDTTSDPPIGLGDNLRRTLLKLRRSKSNLQRLKLVGTLPATLGVEIPANSEPRTGLSMGEHAAITAKQLGIKRVDQDELAVASHRNMAAAYDRGFFDDLVTPFLGLYRDDNLRPNSSTEKLATLRPVFGVKAGDATMTAGNSTPLTDGASVALLASDEWAAEHSLPALAYLVDAETAAVDYVNGRDGLLMAPTYAVPRLLARNGLTLQDFDFYEIHEAFASVVLAHLQAWESEEYCKERLGLDAALGSIDRSKLNVNGSSLAAGHPFAATGGRILAQAAKQLAEKKAERKGEGPARALISICAAGGQGVAAILEA
- a CDS encoding MaoC/PaaZ C-terminal domain-containing protein; translation: MNQPSGLRNMLRAAAGALPLVSRTDQLPSRTVTVEELPIDQTNVAEYAAITGLRYGNNVPLTYPFALTFPALMSLVTGFDFPFAAMGSVHTENHITQYRPIAVTDTVAAKVHAENLREHRKGLLVDLVTDVSVGNETAWHQVTTFLHQQRTSLSDEPKPPPQKQPKLAPPPTVLRITPGQIRRYAVVGGDHNPIHTNPIAAKLFGFPTVIAHGMFSAAAVLANIEARIPDAARYSVRFGKPVVLPATTGLYIDEGNQSWELSLRNIAKGYPHLTGSVRPL
- a CDS encoding isopenicillin N synthase family dioxygenase, producing the protein MKSVTALPVVDLTADIGVLREGLRAAAHEVGFFYLTGHGVPRSLVARVLEVARALFALPQADKDAVAMVRSPHFRGYTRLGGELTLGEVDWREQIDIGPERPPVGGPGKPDYLWLQGPNQWPAALPELPAIIAEWDAALSRVARTLLRHWAASLGSPPEVFDEAFAETPATLIKVIRYPARAASPQGVGAHRDSGVLTLLLAEAGSRGLQVRRGADDGWIDVAPVDGAFIVNIGELLEVATGGYLRATEHRVNLHCGPAERISVPFFFNPRLDAQIPVLSLPGELAAHTDKTWTPTDNPADPIFSVYGRNAWKSRLRAHPDVAVAHGYSAGNVGNANPSSAQGANEVQ
- a CDS encoding 3-oxoacyl-ACP reductase — protein: MAPNRSSDLFSQVVNSGPGSFLAKQLGVPQPENLRRYSPGDAPLAGALLIGGDGRIVEPLRAALDNDYDVVGNNLGGRWADRFGGLVFDATGITAPSGLRALHDFFTPLLRNLGHCARVVVVGTTPDAAGSTDERIAQRALEGFTRSLGKELRHGATAALVYLSPEAKPAATGLESTMRFILSAKSAYVDGQVFYLGADDSTPPADWDRPLEGKVAIVTGAARGIGATIAEVFARDGARVVAIDVESAAEALAETASRVGGTALWLDVTADDAVDKITEHLRDHYAGHADVLVNNAGITRDKLLANMDDARWDAVLAVNLLAPQRLTEGLIENGSIGHGGRVIGLSSMAGIAGNRGQTNYATTKAGMIGLTQALAPELHGKGITINAVAPGFIETKMTEAIPLATREVGRRMNSLFQGGQPVDVAETIAYFASPASNAVTGNVIRVCGQAMLGA